The following are encoded in a window of Ricinus communis isolate WT05 ecotype wild-type chromosome 4, ASM1957865v1, whole genome shotgun sequence genomic DNA:
- the LOC8268051 gene encoding uncharacterized protein LOC8268051, with the protein MCSSKSRLHHHGAAAAANHHIPASTIAKINGRPVLQPKSDQVPTLERRNSLKKNSPKSPIIQPPAAPLPLLPTTTTIKPKQPSSLSPPISPKLKSPRPPALKRGNDLNTLNSSAEKFLTPRKAVSTTLKKSKKSSPATPVVAETCTVLNYSSSLIVEAPGSIAAARREHVATMQEQRKLRTAHYGRVNSGSKSKRDAKIVPVDSPAATAVPQEERRCSFITPSSDPIYVAYHDQEWGVPVHDDKMLFELLVLTGAQIGSDWTSVLKKREAFREAFSGFDAEIVAKFSEKKTTSISAEYGMEISQVRGVVDNSNRILQVKKEFGSFDKYLWGFVNHKPITTQYRSSNKIPVKTSKSETISKDMVKRGFRYVGPTVMHSFMQAAGLSNDHLITCSRHHQCLALAS; encoded by the exons ATGTGCTCCTCTAAATCAAGGCTACACCATCAtggtgctgctgctgctgctaatCACCATATTCCTGCTTCAACTATTGCTAAAATTAATGGCCGTCCTGTTCTTCAGCCAAAATCCGACCAAGTTCCCACCTTGGAAAGACGCAATTCCCTTAAGAAGAACAGCCCAAAATCTCCCATTATACAACCACCAGCAGCTCCTTTACCACTACTACCAACAACAACTACTATTAAACCTAAGCAGCCTTCTTCATTGTCCCCTCCTATTTCTCCCAAGCTGAAATCGCCAAGGCCACCTGCTCTTAAGAGAGGGAATGATCTTAACACTTTGAATTCTAGTGCTGAGAAGTTTTTGACTCCAAGAAAGGCTGTATCAACTACTCTGAAGAAATCCAAGAAATCTAGCCCTGCAACTCCTGTTGTTGCTGAAACCTGTACTGTTTTGAActactcttcttctttgattgtTGAAGCTCCTGGTAGCATAGCAGCTGCAAGGAGGGAACACGTTGCTACTATGCAAGAACAAAGGAAATTGCGAACTGCTCATTATGGAAGAGTTAACTCTGGTAGTAAGAGTAAGCGTGACGCAAAGATTGTTCCGGTCGATTCTCCGGCGGCGACTGCTGTTCCTCAAGAAGAAAGGAGATGTAGTTTTATCACTCCAAGTTCAG ATCCTATTTATGTAGCTTACCATGATCAAGAATGGGGAGTTCCTGTCCACGATGATAA GATGCTGTTTGAATTATTAGTTCTGACAGGAGCACAAATAGGATCAGATTGGACTTCAGTCCTGAAGAAAAGGGAAGCATTCAG AGAGGCCTTTTCAGGTTTTGATGCAGAAATTGTTGCCAAATTCTCTGAAAAGAAGACAACATCAATTAGTGCTGAGTACGGCATGGAAATAAGCCAAGTTCGGGGAGTTGTCGACAACTCTAACAGAATTCTTCAG GTTAAGAAGGAATTTGGATCATTTGACAAGTATTTGTGGGGATTTGTAAATCACAAGCCAATCACCACCCAGTACAGATCAAGCAACAAGATTCCTGTAAAGACCTCAAAATCAGAAACCATAAGCAAAGACATGGTGAAGAGAGGATTCAGATATGTTGGTCCAACTGTAATGCACTCATTCATGCAAGCTGCTGGCCTTAGTAATGACCACTTAATCACATGTTCAAGACACCATCAGTGTCTTGCACTGGCATCTTAA
- the LOC8268034 gene encoding probable anion transporter 5 encodes MTDLKFPKRYWIVILTFVSTCVCYIERVGFSIAYTVAADAAGVNQSTKGTMLATFYYGYACSQVPGGWAAQRIGGRKVLLLSFVLWSSTCFLVPLDPNRVSVLVMARLLVGVAQGFIFPSIHTVLAQWVPPHERSRSVSLTTSGMYLGAAMGMLVLPSLVKYKGPQSVFHIEAALGALWSLLWVKYASDPPRSEHPKAAAAGFGESLLPIKGSQKTKMENGGTGIKTAKIPWKRILLSLPIWAIVVNNFTFHYALYVLMNWLPTYFELGLQLSLQDMGSSKMLPYLNMFIFSNIGGVVADHLITKRILSVTKTRKYLNTLGFLVASIALMALPLFRTSTGAVFCSSVALGFLALGRAGFAVNHMDIAPRYAGIVMGVSNTAGTLAGIIGVDLTGQLLEGAKTAYSDLSSPESWRSVFFIPGLLCIFSTFTFLLFATGERIFD; translated from the coding sequence ATGACGGACTTGAAGTTTCCAAAACGTTACTGGATTGTTATTTTAACCTTCGTTAGCACTTGTGTTTGCTATATAGAACGAGTAGGTTTCTCTATTGCATATACTGTTGCAGCTGATGCTGCTGGTGTAAACCAATCAACTAAAGGTACTATGCTTGCGACATTCTATTATGGTTATGCCTGCTCCCAGGTGCCTGGTGGATGGGCAGCTCAGAGAATTGGGGGACGGAAGGTTCTCCTCCTCTCATTTGTTTTGTGGTCATCAACTTGCTTTCTGGTTCCTCTTGACCCCAATCGAGTCAGCGTCTTGGTAATGGCTCGCTTGCTTGTTGGTGTGGCACAAGGATTCATCTTTCCCTCCATTCACACTGTTCTAGCACAATGGGTTCCGCCCCATGAAAGGTCTAGATCTGTATCTCTTACAACTTCTGGAATGTATCTAGGTGCAGCTATGGGAATGCTTGTCCTTCCAAGTCTAGTGAAATACAAAGGCCCCCAGTCTGTATTTCACATTGAAGCAGCATTAGGTGCTCTGTGGTCTCTTCTCTGGGTCAAATATGCAAGTGATCCTCCTCGCTCTGAACATCCAAAAGCTGCCGCAGCTGGGTTTGGAGAATCTTTGCTGCCAATCAAAGGCAGTCAGAAGACAAAAATGGAGAATGGAGGTACTGGAATCAAAACTGCCAAGATTCCATGGAAGAGAATTTTACTTAGCTTACCCATTTGGGCAATTGTGgttaataattttacattCCATTATGCTTTATACGTTCTGATGAACTGGCTACCAACTTACTTTGAACTGGGTCTCCAGCTAAGTCTTCAGGACATGGGTTCCTCGAAGATGTTGCCTTATCTCAACATGTTCATATTCTCAAATATTGGTGGGGTAGTTGCTGATCACCTTATCACAAAGAGAATCTTATCTGTAACTAAAACCCGGAAGTATTTAAACACTCTAGGTTTCTTGGTTGCTTCTATTGCATTGATGGCGCTTCCCCTCTTCAGAACTTCTACTGGGGCTGTTTTCTGTTCATCTGTGGCTCTTGGATTTTTGGCCCTTGGAAGGGCTGGGTTTGCAGTGAATCACATGGATATTGCTCCACGATATGCTGGAATAGTGATGGGAGTTTCGAACACCGCTGGTACTTTAGCTGGCATTATTGGAGTTGATCTAACTGGCCAGCTTCTTGAAGGTGCTAAAACTGCTTATTCAGATCTTTCAAGTCCAGAAAGCTGGAGATCTGTATTTTTCATACCAGGGTTGCTATGCATATTTAGCACGTTCACATTTTTGCTATTTGCAACTGGAGAGAGGATTTTTGATTAG